In a genomic window of Brassica rapa cultivar Chiifu-401-42 chromosome A10, CAAS_Brap_v3.01, whole genome shotgun sequence:
- the LOC103843888 gene encoding exocyst complex component EXO84B: MAAKTARSKSTSTKENGVRVEEGLSLFKSDKFDADAYVQSKCSINEKDIKQLCSYLLDLKKASAEEMRRSVYANYPAFIRTSKEISDLEGELSSIRNLLSTQATLIHGLANGVNIDHDGSPANGVLSFEDNDLSDLEKWAAEYPDQLDALLAERRVDEALAAFDEGELLISQANENHTLSSSLLSSLQFAIAERKQKLADQLAKAACQPSTRGGELRSAITALKRLGDGPRAHTVLLDAHFQRYQYNMQSLRPSSTSYGGAYTAALSQLVFSAISQASSDSLGIFGKEPAYSSELVTWATKQTEAFSLLVKRHALASSAAAGGLRAAAECAQIALGHCSLLEARGLSLCPVLLKHFKPIVEQALEANLKRIEENTAAMAAADDWVLTNPPAGSRHASTAFQNKLTSSAHRFNLMVQDFFEDVGPLLSMQLGSKALEGLFRVFNSYVDVLVRALPGSMEEEEANFEGFGNKIVQMAETEAQQLALLANASLLADELLPRAAMKLAPLDQTSHRTDDLRRHSDRQNRNPEQREWKRRLLSTVDKLKDAFCRQHALDLIFTEEGDSHLSADMYINMDGNGDDVDWFPSLIFQELYAKLNRMASLAADMFEGRERFATSLLMRLTETVILWLSGDQSFWDDIEEGPRPLGPLGLRQLYLDMKFVICFASQGRYLSRNLHRGTNEIITKALAAFSATGLDPYSDLPEDDWFNEICLDGMERLSGKAKGNNGEVHSPTASVSAQSVSSARSHGSY; this comes from the exons ATGGCGGCGAAGACGGCCAGATCAAAAAGCACATCGACGAAGGAAAACGGCGTCAGAGTGGAGGAAGGCCTGAGTCTGTTCAAGTCTGATAAGTTCGACGCCGACGCTTATGTTCAATCCAAATGTTCTATCAACGAGAAG GATATAAAGCAGTTATGCTCTTATCTATTGGATTTGAAGAAAGCTTCTGCGGAAGAAATGCGGCGGAGTGTTTATGCTAATTATCCAGCCTTTATAAG GACATCGAAAGAGATATCAGACTTGGAGGGGGAGCTATCATCTATTAGAAATCTTCTGTCCACTCAGGCCACTCTAATTCATGGCTTAGCGAATGGAGTCAACATTGACCACGATGGATCTCCCGCAAATGGTGTGTTGAGTTTTGAAGACAACGACCTCTCTGATCTGGAGAAATGGGCTGCGGAATATCCTGACCAGCTTGATGCTTTGTTAGCTGAAAGAAGAGTAGATGAAGCTCTGGCAGCTTTTGATGAGGGTGAACTTTTGATATCTCAAGCCAACGAAAATCACACTCTAAGCTCTTCTCTACTTTCATCTCTTCAGTTTGCTATTGCCGAGCGCAAGCAAAAACTAGCTGACCAACTTGCCAAAGCTGCATGTCAACCTTCGACTCGAGGTGGGGAACTTCGTTCAGCAATAACAGCTCTCAAAAGGCTTGGCGATGGTCCTCGAGCCCATACTGTGCTTCTTGATGCCCATTTCCAGAGATATCAATACAACATGCAAAGTCTTCGTCCATCTAGCACCTCATATGGAGGAGCGTACACTGCTGCGCTTTCTCAGCTTGTTTTCTCTGCTATCTCTCAAGCGTCTAGCGACTCGTTGGGAATCTTTGGGAAGGAGCCAGCATATAGTTCTGAGCTTGTTACTTGGGCTACTAAGCAAACAGAGGCGTTTTCCCTTCTTGTTAAAAGGCATGCATTAGCATCTTCCGCAGCAGCAGGAGGACTGAGAGCCGCCGCAGAGTGTGCACAGATAGCTCTTGGGCATTGTTCTTTGTTGGAAGCTCGTGGTTTGTCCCTCTGCCCAGTGCTTTTGAAGCACTTTAAGCCTATTGTGGAACAGGCATTGGAGGCCAATCTTAAACGCATTGAAGAAAACACTGCAGCTATGGCTGCTGCAGATGATTGGGTGCTGACGAATCCTCCTGCTGGTAGTCGTCATGCCAGTACAGCATTTCAGAATAAGCTTACCTCCAGTGCCCACCGCTTTAATCTGATGGTCCAG GACTTCTTTGAGGACGTAGGACCTCTTCTAAGTATGCAGTTGGGAAGTAAAGCGCTGGAAGGTCTGTTTCGAGTGTTCAACTCATATGTAGATGTGCTGGTAAGAGCACTTCCTGGTTcgatggaagaagaagaagcaaatttTGAAGGTTTTGGTAATAAGATTGTCCAAATGGCTGAGACCGAGGCGCAACAACTTGCATTACTTGCAAACGCATCATTGCTAGCTGATGAACTACTCCCGCGTGCTGCCATGAAACTGGCTCCTCTTGATCAGACAAGTCACAGGACAGACGACCTAAGGAGACATTCAGACAGACAAAATCGTAATCCTGAACAGCGAGAATGGAAGCGGCGTTTACTTAGTACTGTTGACAAGTTAAAAGATGCATTTTGTCGCCAGCATGCCTTGGATCTCATTTTTACCGAGGAAGGAGATAGCCATCTGTCCGCGGATATGTACATAAACATGGATGGAAATGGCGATGATGTGGACTGGTTCCCATCTCTGATATTCCAG GAACTTTATGCGAAACTTAACAGGATGGCAAGTCTAGCAGCAGATATGTTTGAAGGAAGAGAAAGATTTGCCACTTCTTTGTTGATGCGATTAACAGAGACAGTGATCTTATGGCTTTCCGGAGACCAGAGCTTCTGGGATGACATTGAGGAAGGACCCCGACCTTTGGGGCCTCTTGGCCTCCGGCAG CTATATTTGGACATGAAGTTTGTCATATGCTTTGCATCCCAAGGTCGCTACCTATCGAGGAATTTGCACAGGGGAACTAATGAGATAATAACTAAAGCCTTAGCAGCTTTCAGTGCAACAGGACTGGATCCATATAG TGATCTGCCAGAAGACGACTGGTTCAACGAGATATGTCTGGATGGAATGGAAAGATTGAGTGGTAAAGCAAAAGGCAACAATGGGGAAGTCCACAGTCCGACTGCTTCAGTGTCGGCCCAGTCTGTTTCATCCGCGAGATCTCATGGCAGCTATTAA